Below is a genomic region from Desulfobacterales bacterium.
CGTGGATCCATTTTATCAGACACGTCGAGATTTCTTTTCATTATCAAACGTGCGCGGACAGCTTCGAGCGCAAGCATTCGCTCCAGATAAATCCTGGGGCGTCTGTTTTCCGCGATATCCCGCATTTTTTTAAAATGTTCATTGTAAACGAATTCGAGATAGAGCTGCAGCAAATCACATATCTCCATTCTGAATTTTTGCTCATTTCTATTGGTCATGGACGTCGATTCCGGATGGACCCTGAATGTTGCCAATGTCTCAGGAACATAATGAAAACCCAAATTACATCCGATGCGTAAAAGCAATTCAAGATCGCACAGCTGAATAAATTTTGGATTAAACCGTCCAAATTTTCTAAATACATCCCGATGAATCATTACCGCCGTTGGCTCTCCAATGAAATTGCATCCGGGTTTGTTAAAAACAGCATAACACAAATCGTTCGGAGCAATATGCGTTCTCCCCGGAAAAATCGCATCGATAGACTTATTACCGGAAAAATCGTCATATATCTTCTTGACTTCCTGGCTGACGGTATTGAATACTATTCTTCGTCTGCTGACAATCATTCCATTTGAAAATTCTGCCGCTTTTATCATCTTTTCCAGACAGTCGGGATCAATCATATCATCTTGGAAAACGTACTTGATCCATTCACCGCGAGACAGTTCAAGGCAACGATTCCAATTTTCTACGAGGCCCAAGTTTACCTCATTCCGAACAACATGGATCCGATCACCCCGATCACGAAACCGTTGTGCAATTTCAAAACTTGCATCCGAGGATTGGTCATCAACTACGATGACTTCAAAATTTCGAAAACTTTGCTTGAGAATACTTTCTAAGCACTCTTCCAGGAAGCTTTCCCCGTTATAAACAGGAATGCATATTGAAACCAAAGGTGATTTATTCATATGGTGTGATACTCACTTCTGAAAATGTCGCCTAATGTTACTAAAAAACCGAAAGGGCTTTGTCATCCGCCATGAATAAGTGGATTTTATGCGAGTAATTTCTTCCTTTAGAGATGCAATTTCATTAAAACGAGAGCAATCTTTCGTGCCCGTTAATTTAATTAGATCGGGAAAAGAAAAATGATAATTATTTT
It encodes:
- a CDS encoding glycosyltransferase, whose protein sequence is MNKSPLVSICIPVYNGESFLEECLESILKQSFRNFEVIVVDDQSSDASFEIAQRFRDRGDRIHVVRNEVNLGLVENWNRCLELSRGEWIKYVFQDDMIDPDCLEKMIKAAEFSNGMIVSRRRIVFNTVSQEVKKIYDDFSGNKSIDAIFPGRTHIAPNDLCYAVFNKPGCNFIGEPTAVMIHRDVFRKFGRFNPKFIQLCDLELLLRIGCNLGFHYVPETLATFRVHPESTSMTNRNEQKFRMEICDLLQLYLEFVYNEHFKKMRDIAENRRPRIYLERMLALEAVRARLIMKRNLDVSDKMDPRVMDILNSCPMIENRLLALLLAILGPLILKRLTSMYLFRFVFGKIPFKMRRQTV